The genome window TATCGAGGGGCTTTGCTGGCGCTGCGACGCGCACGTGGAGCAAAAGGACCTCGCCCAGTGGTTTGTGCGCATCACCGATTACGCCCAGGAACTTCTGGACGACCTGGACAAGCTTGAAGGCGGCTGGCCCGAGCGCGTCATCAGCATGCAGCGCAACTGGATCGGCAAATCCATCGGCGCGGAGATCCAGTTCCCGCTGGAAACAGCCTCCGGAAGCGTTTCCGACGAACGGATCACCGTCTTCTCCACCCGCCAGGACACCGTTTTCGGCGCCACCTTCATGAGCCTCGCCCCGGAGCATCCCCTGGTGGAAAAGCTCATCGCGGGCAAACCCGAGGAAGACGCTGTCCGCAAGTTCATCGCCAGGACAAAGGCCATGGACAACACCACCCGGACCGCCGAAACCATGGAAAAGGAAGGGGTGTTCACCGGCGCCTATTGCCGCAACCCCTTCACGAACAAACGCATGCCCATCTACGCGGCCAACTTCGTCCTGGCCAGTTACGGTACCGGCGCCGTCATGGCGGTTCCGGCCCACGACCAGCGGGACTTCGAGTTCGCGAAAAAGTACGGCCTGCCCATTACCGTCGTCATCCAGCCCGAGGGGCAGACTTTGGATGCCGAAACCATGACCGAAGCCTATACCGAGCCCGGCATCATGGCTAACTCCGGTTCCTTCGACGGCCTCCCCAACGAGGAAGGCAAACTGAAAATCGCGGACTGGCTGGAAAAGAACAACTTCGGCCGCCGCACCGTGAACTGGCGCCTTCGCGATTGGAACATCTCCCGCCAGCGCTACTGGGGCGCGCCCATCCCCATGGTTTACTGCGACGTGTGCGGGGTGGTGCCGGAAAAAGAGGAAAACCTCCCGGTCATCCTGCCGCTGGACATCAAAAACCGCGAAGACGGCCGCTCCCCCCTGCCGGACAGCCCGGAATTCTACGAATGCGCCTGCCCGCAGTGCGGCGGCAAAGCCCGGCGCGAGACCGACACCATGGACACCTTTGTGGAGTCTTCCTGGTACTTCGCGCGCTTCACGGACCCGAAAAACGACACCGCCGCCTTCACCCCGGCGGCGCTGGAACGCTGGCTGCCCGTGGACCAATACATAGGCGGGGTGGAACACGCCATTTTGCACCTTCTGTACGCCCGCTTCTTTGTCAAAGCCCTGCGCGACTGCGGGTTCATGAACCTTGACGAGCCCTTCGCCAACCTCCTGACCCAGGGCATGGTCCTGATGGACGGGACCAAGATGTCCAAATCCAAGGGCAACACCGTTGACCCCACGGACATGATCGCCAGATACGGCGCGGACACGGTGCGGCTCTTCTGCCTGTTCGCCGCGCCGCCGGAACGCGACTTCGACTGGACGGATTCCGGCATCGAGGGCGCATACCGCTTTGTCGGGCGCGTATGGCGCCTGTGCGAAGAACTCGCGGGCGTTATCCCGCCCTCCGGGGCCTGCCGGGCGACGGCGGCGGACGCGGCGACGCCGCTGGCCCGCGAAATCCGCCTGAAGGAACACGCCACGGTCAAAAAGGCCACGGCCGACATCATGCAGAAATTCCAGTTCAACACAGCCATCGCGGCCACCATGGAACTGGTCAACGCCCTGTACCTCGCCAAGGACGAACTGGCCCAGAGTGACGACGGCAAACGCGTCCTTGCCTCCGCGCTCGCGAGCACCCTGACCCTCCTGGCCCCGGTCATCCCCCACGTCTGCGAAGAGCTGTGGGAACAGACCGGCATGAAGACGCTCCTCCTGGATGAACCCTGGCCGGTCTACGCCGAGGAGGCTCTCGTCAGGGACGAAGTGGAAGTGGTCATCCAGGTGAACGGGAAACTGCGCGGCAAAATTTCCGTTGCCGCGGACGCGGACAAGGCGGAAGTGGAAAAAATGGCCCTTGCGGAACCCAACGTCGCCAAACACATAAGCACCCTCACCGTGCGCAAGGTGGTGGTCATCCCAGGGAAGCTCGTCAATGTGGTCGCCAACTGATATCATATCATCGCTGCGGCGCACGGCCGCGCCCGTGGCGCTCCTGCTCTGCGCCCTTGTCCTCTCCGGCTGCGGCTACGGCTTCGGCGGCGACGGGCCGTCCGTCCTCGCGGCGCCGGAAGGCGGGGGCCTGCCCACCATCAAGTTCAAGAGCGTGGAAAGCCCCACCATGCACAGCTGGCTGCCGCACATCATCCGCACGGAAATGCGCGATGAAATCGCGGGCCGCGATCTGGCCCGCTGGGTGGATTCCGGC of uncultured delta proteobacterium contains these proteins:
- a CDS encoding putative lipoprotein (Evidence 3 : Function proposed based on presence of conserved amino acid motif, structural feature or limited homology), which produces MWSPTDIISSLRRTAAPVALLLCALVLSGCGYGFGGDGPSVLAAPEGGGLPTIKFKSVESPTMHSWLPHIIRTEMRDEIAGRDLARWVDSGRADYELAITVNTFTFRSWITDRDDDTMLYSASMAIQGTVYKGNSNEVVWRSGVLGYSQSYETVQERVAASDLTRELARRFASAMRQAF
- the leuS gene encoding Leucine--tRNA ligase; translated protein: MKYDPQALEAKWQKTWTERGVFKCGAAPEKPKYYCLEMFPYPSGRIHMGHVRNYSIGDVIARFKRMQGFDVLHPMGWDAFGLPAENAAIQNNTHPAKWTHSNIETMKAQLKRLGYSYDWEHELATCDVPYYRWEQLFFLRFYEKGLVYRKKAAQNWCPHCHTVLANEQVIEGLCWRCDAHVEQKDLAQWFVRITDYAQELLDDLDKLEGGWPERVISMQRNWIGKSIGAEIQFPLETASGSVSDERITVFSTRQDTVFGATFMSLAPEHPLVEKLIAGKPEEDAVRKFIARTKAMDNTTRTAETMEKEGVFTGAYCRNPFTNKRMPIYAANFVLASYGTGAVMAVPAHDQRDFEFAKKYGLPITVVIQPEGQTLDAETMTEAYTEPGIMANSGSFDGLPNEEGKLKIADWLEKNNFGRRTVNWRLRDWNISRQRYWGAPIPMVYCDVCGVVPEKEENLPVILPLDIKNREDGRSPLPDSPEFYECACPQCGGKARRETDTMDTFVESSWYFARFTDPKNDTAAFTPAALERWLPVDQYIGGVEHAILHLLYARFFVKALRDCGFMNLDEPFANLLTQGMVLMDGTKMSKSKGNTVDPTDMIARYGADTVRLFCLFAAPPERDFDWTDSGIEGAYRFVGRVWRLCEELAGVIPPSGACRATAADAATPLAREIRLKEHATVKKATADIMQKFQFNTAIAATMELVNALYLAKDELAQSDDGKRVLASALASTLTLLAPVIPHVCEELWEQTGMKTLLLDEPWPVYAEEALVRDEVEVVIQVNGKLRGKISVAADADKAEVEKMALAEPNVAKHISTLTVRKVVVIPGKLVNVVAN